A stretch of the Capsicum annuum cultivar UCD-10X-F1 chromosome 8, UCD10Xv1.1, whole genome shotgun sequence genome encodes the following:
- the LOC124886578 gene encoding secreted RxLR effector protein 161-like yields the protein MYLANATRPNIGFSVNLLLRYSSSQMRRHWNRVKHILSHLKGTIDMSLFYTNKASPDRVGHADAGYLSDPHKTRSQTGCVFTYGGTAISWQSTKQFIVAISSNHAEIIAIHEASRECVWLRSVIHSIKERCGLKLDIKVPTVIFEDNATCIAKLKGGFIKGDRTNHISQKYSSRTISRRMVI from the coding sequence ATGTACCTCGCTAATGCAACAAGACCGAATATAGGATTTTCTGTTAATTTATTATTGAGGTATAGTTCTTCTCAGATGCGAAGACACTGGAACAGAGTTAAGCATATATTGAGTCACCTAAAAGGGACTATTGATATGAGTTTGTTTTATACTAACAAAGCTAGTCCAGATCGTGTTGGTCATGCAGATGCTGGttatttatctgacccacataaaacACGATCTCAAACAGGTTGTGTGTTTACATACGGAGGTACTGCAATATCATGGCAATCAACAAAACAGTTTATTGTTGCtatttcttcaaatcatgctgagataattgCTATCCATGAAGCAAGTAGAGAATGTGTATGGCTGAGATCAGTGATACATTCCattaaagagagatgtggcctaAAGCTCGATATCAAGGTACCCACAGTCATATTTGAAGacaatgcaacatgcatagctaAATTAAAAGGAGGCTTTATAAAGGGAGATAGAACGAATCACATTTCGCAAAAGTATTCTTCACGCACGATCTCCAGAAGAATGGTGATATAG
- the LOC107846342 gene encoding digalactosyldiacylglycerol synthase 1, chloroplastic isoform X3 → MKGVPPLDVPELLAYLVRQSSPFLDQIGIRRDISDKIVESLCSKRRNKLLLRSLPEGDSSLIESDNINDELDLRIASVLQSTGHHYEGGFWSDSTRQNVSDGKRHVAIVTTASLPWMTGTAVNPLFRAAYLAKSEKQNVTLLVPWLCKSDQELVYPNNLTFTSPEEQELYIRNWLEERVGFKTDFKISFYPGKFSKERRSIIPAGDTSQFIPSRDADIAILEEPEHLNWYHHGKRWTDKFNHVVGIVHTNYLEYIKREKNGALQAFLVKHINNWVTRAHCDKVLRLSAATQDLPRSVVCNVHGVNPKFLKIGEKMAAERQSGQQVFSKGAYFLGKMVWAKGYRELIDLLAKHKSDLDGFNMDVFGNGEDSHEVQTTARTLNLNVNFMKGRDHADDSLHSYKVFINPSISDVLCTATAEALAMGKFVVCADHPSNEFFQAFPNCLTYKTSEDFVAKVKEAMSSEPQPLTPEEQYKLSWEAATQRFMEYSDLDKLLTSETGGDKRRSREGMGKSVSMPNLGGMVDGSLAFAHYCLTGNELLRLCSGAIPGTRDYDKQHCEDLRLLPPQVESPIYGW, encoded by the exons ATATCTCCGATAAGATTGTAGAGAGTTTATGCAGCAAACGTCGGAACAAACTTCTGTTACGTTCCTTACCTGAAGGAGACTCTTCCCTGATCGAAAGTGATAATATAAATGATGAACTAGATCTACGAATTGCCAGTGTACTGCAGAGTACTGGTCATCATTATGAAGGTGGTTTCTGGAGTGATTCTACAAGGCAGAACGTATCAGATGGTAAAAGACACGTAGCCATAGTCACAACGGCTAGCCTTCCTTGGATGACAGGAACAGCTGTCAATCCTCTCTTCCGAGCGGCTTATTTGGCTAAGTCTGAAAAGCAGAATGTTACACTCTTGGTTCCATGGCTATGTAAATCTGACCAAGAACTAGTTTATCCAAACAATCTTACATTTACTTCACCAGAAGAGCAGGAGCTCTACATACGGAATTGGCTTGAAGAAAGAGTCGGATTCAAGACCGATTTCAAGATCTCGTTTTATCCTGGAAAG TTCTCCAAGGAAAGGCGAAGTATAATACCAGCTGGAGATACTTCTCAGTTTATCCCATCAAGGGATGCGGATATTGCAATCTTAGAGGAGCCAGAACATCTaaattggtaccaccatggcaaacGTTGGACTGATAAGTTTAAccatgttgttggtattgttcaCACGAATTATTTGGAATATATCAAAAGAGAGAAGAATGGGGCTCTTCAAGCTTTCCTTGTGAAACACATAAATAATTGGGTCACTAGAGCGCATTGCGAcaag GTGCTTCGCCTCTCTGCTGCTACACAGGATTTACCCAGGTCTGTGGTCTGCAATGTTCATGGTGTAAACCCGAAGTTTCtgaaaattggagaaaaaatggCTGCAGAAAGACAAAGTGGTCAGCAAGTTTTCTCTAAAGGTGCATACTTCTTAGGAAAAATGGTTTGGGCGAAAGGCTACAGGGAGTTGATAGACCTGTTAGCAAAGCACAAAAGTGACCTTGATGGTTTTAATATGGACGTGTTTGGCAACGGGGAAGATTCTCATGAAGTGCAGACAACAGCTAGGACGTTAAATTTGAATGTCAACTTCATGAAAGGCAGAGACCATGCCGATGATTCTCTTCATAG TTATAAAGTCTTCATAAATCCTAGTATCAGTGATGTACTCTGTACAGCCACAGCTGAGGCGCTCGCTATGGGGAAATTTGTAGTTTGTGCAGATCACCCGTCTAATGAGTTTTTCCAGGCATTTCCCAACTGCTTGACTTATAAGACATCTGAAGACTTTGTCGCAAAGGTTAAAGAAGCAATGTCCAGTGAGCCTCAGCCTCTCACTCCCGAGGAACAATATAAGCTTTCGTGGGAAGCAGCAACACAGCGATTCATGGAATATTCCGACCTTGATAAGCTTTTGACTAGTGAAACCGGCGGTGACAAGAGAAGAAGCCGGGAGGGCATGGGAAAATCGGTTTCCATGCCAAATCTGGGAGGGATGGTTGATGGCAGTCTGGCATTTGCGCATTATTGTCTCACGGGTAATGAGCTCTTGAGGCTGTGTTCGGGTGCAATACCAGGAACACGAGATTATGACAAGCAGCATTGCGAAGATCTCCGTCTCTTACCTCCTCAGGTAGAGAGCCCAATTTATGGCTGGTAG